In Aliidongia dinghuensis, the DNA window TGTTCATGAGCGACCGGAAGGCGGAGCCTTCCTTGTGCATGTCGACGAACACTTCGGCCAGGCTGCCGTCCTCGTACTCGCCGGTGCGGAGATAGACCTTGTGGCCGCCGACGATCGCCTTCTGGGTATAGCCCTTCCGGCGCTGCGGCAGGCGGCGACGCTCCGTGCGGTGCACGACCTTCTCGATGACCCGCTCGATCAGCCGCTCGGTCACGATCGGCGCGCGCTCGGCCGGGTTCATGGCCGCGAAAGTCTCGATCGCGTCCTCGTCCTCCTCATCGTCGATGAGCGAGGCCGACAGCGGCTGCGACAGTTTCGAGCCGTCGCGATAGAGCGCGTTCGCCTTGATGCCGAGGCGCCAGGAGAGCAGGTACGCCTCCTTGCATTCCGAGACGGTCGCCGCATTCGGCATGTTGATCGTCTTGGAGATGGCGCCGGAGATGAACGACTGTGACGCCGCCATCATGCGGATGTGGCTCTCCCAGCTCAAGTAGCGCTTGCCCAAGCGGCCGCACGGGTTGGCGCAGTCGAACACCGGCAGATGCTCTTCCTTCAGGCCCGGTGCGCCCTCGAGCGTCATGGCGCCGCAGCAGTAGGTGTTCGCCGCCTCAATGTCGGTCTTGGTGAAGCCCAGGTGCGCCAGCAGGTCGAACGACACGTCGTTCAGCCGCTCCGCCGGGATGCCGAGCGTGGCCGTCAGGAACTCCTCGCCCAGCGTCCACTTGTTGAAGGCGAACTTGACGTCGAAGGCGGAGGCGAGGCCGGCCTCGATCTTGGCCAATTCGGCCGCGGTGAAGCCCTTGGCCGCGAGCGTCTCGTGATTGATGCGCGGCGCGCCCTTGAGCGTGCCGTGGCCGACGGCGTAGCGCACCATCGCCTCGGCCTGGTCGGGGCCGTAGCCGAGGGTGGCCAGCGCCTCCGGCACGATGCGGTTGATGATCTTGAAGTAGCCGCCGCCGGCCAGCTTCTTGAACTTCACCAGCGCGAAGTCGGGCTCGATGCCGGTCGTGTCGCAATCCATGACCAGGCCAATGGTGCCGGTCGGCGCCACGACGGTCGACTGCGCGTTGCGGTAGCCGTGCGCCTCGCCGAGTGCCAGCGCCTCGTCCCAGGCGCGCGCCGCGGCGGTGGCGAGGGCCGCGTCCGGGCATTGCGCCGCCTCGAACGGCACCGGCTTCACGGTCAGGCCTTCGTAGCCGTCGACGGCGCCATGGGCGGCCCGGCGATGGTTGCGGATGACCCGGAGCATGGCGTCCCGGTTCTTGGCGAAGCCGGGGAAGGGACCCAGCTCCTTCGCCATCTCGGCCGAGGTCCGATAGGCGATGCCGGTCATGACCGCCGAGATCGCGGCGCAGATCGAACGGCCTTCCTCGCTGTCATAGCCGTAGCCGGCCGCCATCAGCAGGCCGCCGAGGTTGGCGTAGCCCAGGCCGAGGGTGCGGAACTCGTAGGAGAGCTGCGCGATCTCGCGGCTCGGGAACTGCGCCATCAGCACCGAGATCTCGAGCACGACGGTCCAGATGCGGACCGCATGCTCGAACGACGGCGTGTCGAATTCGCCGGCGGCGTCGCGGAACGTCAGCAGGTTGAGCGAGGCGAGATTGCACGCCGTGTCGTCGAGGAACATGTATTCCGAGCACGGGTTCGACGCATTGATGCGCCCCGATGCCGGGCAGGTGTGCCACTCGTTGATCGTCGTGTCGAACTGCACGCCCGGATCGGCCGAGGCCCAGGCGGCATGGCCGATCTTCTCCCAGAGCTCGCGGGCCTTCAGCGTCTTGTGCACCTTGCCGTCGATGCGGCGCATCAGCTTCCACTCGCCGTCGGCCAGCACCTGCTCGATGAAGTCGTTGGTGAGGCGCACCGAGTTGTTGGAATTCTGGCCGGCGACGGTCAGGTACGCCTCGCTGTCCCAATCCGTGTCGTAAACGCGGAAGTCGAGATTGTCGTAGCCCTGCTCGGCGAACTGGATCACGCGCTGGACGTAGTTCTCCGGCAGCATGGCCCGGCGCGCGGCCTTGATCGCCGCCTTGAGCGCGCCGTTCTTCTTGGGGTCGAAGGCGCCGTCGCCGAGATCGGGCCGCGCTTCGATGCAGGCCTGCATGATCTCGTTCAGGTGCTTGTTCGCGAGCTTCGAGCCGGCGACGAGCGCTGCCACCTTCTGCTCCTCGACCACCTTCCAGTCGATATAGGCCTCGATGTCGGGATGGTCGATGTCGACCGTCACCATCTTGGCGGCACGGCGCGTGGTGCCGCCCGACTTGATGGCGCCGGCCGCGCGGTCGCCGATCTTGAGGAAGCTCATGAGGCCCGAGGAGCGGCCGCCGCCCGACAGGCGCTCACCGTCGCCACGCAGCTGGGAGAAATTGGAGCCGGTGCCCGAGCCGTACTTGAACAGCCGCGCCTCGCGCACCCACAGGTCCATGATGCCGCCCTCGTTGACGAGGTCGTCGGCGACGGACTGGATGAAGCAGGCATGCGGCTGCGGATGCTCGTAGGAGCTGGCCGACGCGGTGAGCTCGCCGGTCTTGAAATCGACGTAGTAATGGCCCTGCGCCGGGCCGTCGATGCCATAGGCCCAGTGCAGGCCGGTGTTGAACCATTGCGGGCTGTTGGGCGCCGCCATCTGGCGCGCGAGCATGACGCGCAGCTCGTCGAAGAAAGCGCGGGCGTCTGCCTCCGTGTCGAAATAGCCGCCCTTCCAGCCCCAGTAGGTCCAGGTACCGGCCAGCCGGTCGAACACCTGCTTCGCCGACTTCTCGGAGCCGAAGCGCTCCTTCTCCGGCAGCGCCTCGAGCTTCTTCTCGTCCGGTATCTGACGGCGCAGCCACGCGGGCACACCCTTCTCGGCCACCGGCTTCAGGGCTGCCGGCACGCCGGCCTTGCGGAAATACTTCTGGGCCAGGATGTCGCAGGCGACCTGCGACCAGTCCTTTGGCACCTCCATGTCGGCCAGGCGGAAGACCACCGAGCCGTCCGGATTGCGGATCTCGCTCGTGGCCGACGTGAACTCGATCGCCGCGTAGGGATCGTGACCTTCGGTCGTGAATCGACGGGAGATCCGCATGGTCGTCTTAGCCCCTATTCATTGTTTCGCCCACATCGTGCCGGATCGCCGCTGCCCCCGCGCGACAGATCCGGAAGGCCGTCCAGGCCCCGTATGTAGGCTCGGATGATGAGGGTGCCACAAAATATGGTGGATGCAACGGGGTTTATGGCGAGATTTTGTCAAAAAATCCCTTGCCAAGACTCGCGGACTCGTTCCACCCGCGGAACGGCTTGGGTTCGGCCCCAAGCCGCCTCATGTCCCGTCTATATATAGTATCAGGGTTGTGTGACGTTTCTGAGCATGAGCAGGCACAAGACGCCGACGGCGAGGCTCACCACCAGGGGTGCGCGCATCCGGGCGCTGGCGAGCGTCGCGACGGCGGCCACTATATAGAGTATGCCGCCCTGCAGCACCGTCGGCACGATCAAGGCCGTGAACATGGCGCCCGGCAGATGGCCGAGGAATGCCTCGACCGCCGGGCTCGGCGTCACGCGGCGCGCGAGGAACAGGCCGGTGAAGCGGATGAGGTAGACGCCGGCCGCCATGCCGAAGATGGTGATCATCGTCGGCAGGTGGAGCGCCATGTCGCCCGACGCGACGTCGGCCAGAGACAGATCGGGGGCCAAAGACAGATCAGGCGCCATGGGCGTAGCTCTCCTCGGCGGTGCGCCGCGTGTCGCGCCAGGCGCCGACCAGGCTGCCGGTCAAGCCGCCTGCGAGCAGGTACCAGGCGCCGGGCAAGAAATGGGCGCCCAGGACGGCGGCGGCGCCGGATGCCAGCCAGGGCCAGAGGTCGCGCCGGCCGCGCCACATCCGGCCGGCGAGGGCCGTGAACACGGCCGTGCCGATGAAGTCGAGCCCCAGGCGCTCGGGCGCCGGCAGCGCGCCGCCGAACGCGCGGCCGATGAAGCCTGAGACGACCCAGAAGCTCCAGAGTGCGAGCCCACTGCCGACGAAGAAGCCGGCATCGCGCCCGCCGGCGCGCATCTCGGCGATGCTGACTGCCCAGTTCTCGTCGGCGGTGAAGAACACGCTGCCGTAGGACAGCAGGCGCCCGAGCGGGCCCAGCCAGGGCTTGAGCGCTGCCGTCATGATCACGTAGCGCAGGTTGATGATGGCGGCCGCAGCGACGATGCCGGCGATCGGCAGGGGATCGCCCCACAGCTGCAGGGCCAGCATCTGGCTTGAGCCGGCGAACACGAGCGCGCTCATGAGCACGGTCTCGGCCAAGCTCAACCCATGCTGGCCGGCGATGAGGCCATAGGCGACGCCGAACACGGCGACGCCGGCGGCGATCGGCAGGGTCTTGGCATAGCCACGGGCGATGCCGCCCCAGGTGAAGCGAATCGGCGGATTTTCTCGGTTCATGCCGCCGAGGCTAGGACACGTCTCACCCCAGGGTCTTGAACGTTCCTT includes these proteins:
- a CDS encoding vitamin B12-dependent ribonucleotide reductase, whose amino-acid sequence is MRISRRFTTEGHDPYAAIEFTSATSEIRNPDGSVVFRLADMEVPKDWSQVACDILAQKYFRKAGVPAALKPVAEKGVPAWLRRQIPDEKKLEALPEKERFGSEKSAKQVFDRLAGTWTYWGWKGGYFDTEADARAFFDELRVMLARQMAAPNSPQWFNTGLHWAYGIDGPAQGHYYVDFKTGELTASASSYEHPQPHACFIQSVADDLVNEGGIMDLWVREARLFKYGSGTGSNFSQLRGDGERLSGGGRSSGLMSFLKIGDRAAGAIKSGGTTRRAAKMVTVDIDHPDIEAYIDWKVVEEQKVAALVAGSKLANKHLNEIMQACIEARPDLGDGAFDPKKNGALKAAIKAARRAMLPENYVQRVIQFAEQGYDNLDFRVYDTDWDSEAYLTVAGQNSNNSVRLTNDFIEQVLADGEWKLMRRIDGKVHKTLKARELWEKIGHAAWASADPGVQFDTTINEWHTCPASGRINASNPCSEYMFLDDTACNLASLNLLTFRDAAGEFDTPSFEHAVRIWTVVLEISVLMAQFPSREIAQLSYEFRTLGLGYANLGGLLMAAGYGYDSEEGRSICAAISAVMTGIAYRTSAEMAKELGPFPGFAKNRDAMLRVIRNHRRAAHGAVDGYEGLTVKPVPFEAAQCPDAALATAAARAWDEALALGEAHGYRNAQSTVVAPTGTIGLVMDCDTTGIEPDFALVKFKKLAGGGYFKIINRIVPEALATLGYGPDQAEAMVRYAVGHGTLKGAPRINHETLAAKGFTAAELAKIEAGLASAFDVKFAFNKWTLGEEFLTATLGIPAERLNDVSFDLLAHLGFTKTDIEAANTYCCGAMTLEGAPGLKEEHLPVFDCANPCGRLGKRYLSWESHIRMMAASQSFISGAISKTINMPNAATVSECKEAYLLSWRLGIKANALYRDGSKLSQPLSASLIDDEEDEDAIETFAAMNPAERAPIVTERLIERVIEKVVHRTERRRLPQRRKGYTQKAIVGGHKVYLRTGEYEDGSLAEVFVDMHKEGSAFRSLMNNFAIAVSIGLQYGVPLEEFVEAFTFTRFEPAGQVEGNDTIKMATSIVDYLFRELAISYLGRNDLAHVQPADLAPDTVGAGDQEGLLPDTADASRKAAAQFEKIQRAASSGFARTKLTVLQGGLPAVAFAGTSALALATDPHVGHSHDHHHDHAHHAHGGGHGGGDSRSEQIREARMKGYEGDSCGECGNFTLVRNGTCMKCNTCGSTSGCS
- a CDS encoding AzlC family ABC transporter permease, whose amino-acid sequence is MNRENPPIRFTWGGIARGYAKTLPIAAGVAVFGVAYGLIAGQHGLSLAETVLMSALVFAGSSQMLALQLWGDPLPIAGIVAAAAIINLRYVIMTAALKPWLGPLGRLLSYGSVFFTADENWAVSIAEMRAGGRDAGFFVGSGLALWSFWVVSGFIGRAFGGALPAPERLGLDFIGTAVFTALAGRMWRGRRDLWPWLASGAAAVLGAHFLPGAWYLLAGGLTGSLVGAWRDTRRTAEESYAHGA
- a CDS encoding AzlD family protein yields the protein MAPDLSLAPDLSLADVASGDMALHLPTMITIFGMAAGVYLIRFTGLFLARRVTPSPAVEAFLGHLPGAMFTALIVPTVLQGGILYIVAAVATLASARMRAPLVVSLAVGVLCLLMLRNVTQP